TGTCTAATAGTGATGCGACTGCTGTTCCGCCATTTGATTCAAAATCAACTGTAAATGTAACGGCAGCAGTGCCAACCAACGCATAATTATATGTTAATTCTATGCGATGTTCCAAAGCGAAGTTTGCTGGTGTCCACCAATATGATGGATATTCAGGTGCATCGAATGGATCTTCAGCAGCGTGGAATGGATAAGCACTCAGTTTTGCTTTTGCTGCAGCATCTGTAAGGTCAAGTGTTTCACTGATACGTGCGTTTTTCCATGTTGGAACTGAACCGGTAAACCCAATTGAAGCGCCACCGGTCATTGAGCTACTATTGCCAGGCTTCACAGCTGGCGATCCTAAATCATCAACAGCATAGAATCCAGCTAGTAGAACGGTCCCACTTAGGTCAGCAGGAACAACAAACTTACTTGTTTCAGTGAAGTTCCCGGCGGCATCATACATACCATAATATGCAAGCTGACCAACCCGAGCGCTTGATGTGTAGGTATCTGAGAATTGACCCACTGATTTAAAGTCAATTTCTTGACCTACTACAGCATTAAAGTTTGTTGATAAACTATTTACTTGCCAGTATTCAGTTAAAGCTTCGATATCAGTTCTTGATTTGCCAACCGGATTCGGCTGAGCCGGTAAATCCTGACGGTTTTGATATTTTTTAGCTGAAACATTATAACGTTTTACTTCAGCAACTAATACTTTAACTGTATATGTTGAGTCAGTGCCATCATATGCCGGTACATCGCTGTACACTGAACGATCAGTTGCGCTATATGGTACTAACTTATATGTTGTTGGAATTGTTTGGCCAAAAGTTTGGTTTACTGTTGCTACATTCATCACGTAGTCGCTTACGGAATCATAATAGTCAGCATAACCTTCATCTGCACCGATGAAGGTACTTTGTGTATAATCACCCAAATAATACTCTATGCGGACTTTTTGGCGATAACGCGCAACTTCAATACTTGTTAATTGATATAAACCAGTACCTTGTTGCACATCTACTAAATCAACACCAAGTGCGTCAGTTAATAAGTTTGTTTCAACATCGCGGTCTAAACCTCTGGTTGACTCAACTTCTTGACCAGCGTAATCACTGATCACCTTAAATTCATCATTTGCTGCTTGGACCGGTAAGCTGAAGAAACTAACAGCAAATAAGGTCAAGGCAAAAAAACTATATACTAATTTTTTCAAAATAGTACCCCCTATACTATATAACATTAGTCTCATTATAATGTTATGAGCGAGCCAAAGTCAAGGAAGCTGAGAAATTAAGACAATATACGTAATGGTGCAACAATTTAAGTTTTTTTAAAAATAAAGGTATAAAAAGTCACAGCCGAAATGGAGCTGTGACTTTTTTAGTTTTCCATAATAGCGTATAATAGAAGTATAGAGATTCGCGGGGGGATAATTTATTTAGGGCGTGAATTTTAATGCAGAAGTTACTTTCGAAAAAAGACTGGAAAAAGGTTTTTCGTCATTTTGTTATTATTGATTGTGCGATTCGTGAGCATAATATTGTTTATTTTTTAATACAGCATTATAAGAATGAGCGAGTACGTCAGGTTGTTTTAATTGATGATGACCACGAAACTCTTGATTATGCTTACTTTGATCTTGGTGCAATTTCCATGAGTCTTATTGGGGCAGCACAGAAGCCAATCTCGCAGGGCTTGAGGATTGGCTGTCTTGGTGGCGCTGTATTTCCTGCCGGTGGCGGTAAATCTGAATGGGATTCGGAGTGGGTTGGCGATGATATGCCAACGGCAGTAAATCGGATTAAAATGATTGATGGTTATGCCTGGGCGGTTGGATTGCAGCGATTTGTTTCTAAGCGGATAGATATAGGACGGTGGCAAGTGATGACTTGCACAGCTGAGGAAGTCGTTGAAGAGGAGGATGCTTTCACGCAGAGCTTTGAAGATATTGCTGGCTTCTCTGAACGGGATATCTATATTGTTGGCGGCAAAGGTGAAGTGTGGCATTATGATGGCAGAGACTGGAAACAGTGTCAGTTTCCAAGTGATGAACGGTTATATCATGTAGCATGCGGTAATGATGGTTTCGTTTATGTTGCGAGCAAAGAAGCGATTTGGTGCGGCAAGATGGATGATTGGGAATTGGTCCGAGAACTGAAACTTGATTATCAAGGATTAAACGATTTATGCTGGTTTGATAATCGTTTGTGGGGAATCGGAGACCATACATTTTTTATCTGGGATGGTAGCGATGTTGCAGACCATATAGTTATTGATGGTGAGGATTGTGTTCCCCATGGTTGTATGGATAGTACGGAGGACTTGCTTTTGATTTGTGGGCATTCAACAGCCTGGGCTTTTGATGGCCGGGATTGGGTTAATATTATTCCTAGGTTTTAAGCAAGTTCATTATTTTTAAAATTGACTATGCTTCTTTAGGGAAAATGGTATAATAAAAAGACTTGTTAGAGTCAGTACTCCATGCATTATTCGAACTTGATAAAAGAAAAGGTGATTCTGATGAAAAAAATAAACTAGTTATTATAGTTGGGATATTATTTCTTTTACTAGGTTCAATATTCGGTGGAACGCTATATTTGCTGGAATGGGATAAAGCAATGCTATGGGAACACGGGAAAATTGATTATTTGACGCAGTATGCTAATATTTATAATTGTATTCGTGATAGTGAAGCAGTTCTGATGATATGTGG
The Culicoidibacter larvae DNA segment above includes these coding regions:
- a CDS encoding InlB B-repeat-containing protein, whose amino-acid sequence is MKKLVYSFFALTLFAVSFFSLPVQAANDEFKVISDYAGQEVESTRGLDRDVETNLLTDALGVDLVDVQQGTGLYQLTSIEVARYRQKVRIEYYLGDYTQSTFIGADEGYADYYDSVSDYVMNVATVNQTFGQTIPTTYKLVPYSATDRSVYSDVPAYDGTDSTYTVKVLVAEVKRYNVSAKKYQNRQDLPAQPNPVGKSRTDIEALTEYWQVNSLSTNFNAVVGQEIDFKSVGQFSDTYTSSARVGQLAYYGMYDAAGNFTETSKFVVPADLSGTVLLAGFYAVDDLGSPAVKPGNSSSMTGGASIGFTGSVPTWKNARISETLDLTDAAAKAKLSAYPFHAAEDPFDAPEYPSYWWTPANFALEHRIELTYNYALVGTAAVTFTVDFESNGGTAVASLLDIADGATIIAPTAPTRDGFTFAGWYTDAALTTLWNFNSDIVTSDMTLYAKWTPTDSSDSNSSLPVTGQSDAWLIQIALGGLAIAAAGTLLLRKRK